Proteins from a genomic interval of Rosa chinensis cultivar Old Blush chromosome 2, RchiOBHm-V2, whole genome shotgun sequence:
- the LOC112188202 gene encoding subtilisin-like protease SBT1.5: MSLSISIPIFLFFFFFFFFLASASSDSKTFIVQVQPDSKPSVFPTHKHWYESSLSSLSSEPTPLIHTYNTVFHGFSAKLSPSQAQKLQSLPHVLALIPEQVRRLHTTRSPEFLGLRSTDTAGLLKESDFGSDLVIGVIDTGVWPERQSFNDHDLSPVPSKWKGQCVAGENFLASSCNRKLIGARYFCGGYESTNGKMNQTTEFRSPRDTDGHGTHTASIAAGRYVFPASTLGYAKGVAAGMAPKARLAAYKVCWNAGCYDSDILAAFDSAVADGCDVVSLSVGGVVVPYYLDAIAIGAFGASDAGVFVSASAGNGGPGGLTVTNVAPWVTTVGAGTIDRDFPADVKLGNGRIIPGMSVYGGPGLPPGRMFPLVYAGSEGGDGYSSSLCLEGSLDQRLVKNKIVVCDRGINSRAAKGEVVKKAGGVGMILANGVFDGEGLVADCHVLPATAVAASTGDEIRQYITAASKSKSPPTATILFKGTRIRVKPAPVVASFSARGPNPEAPEILKPDVIAPGLNILAAWPDKVGPSGIPSDKRTTEFNILSGTSMACPHVSGLAALLKAAHPEWSPAAIRSALMTTAYTVDNRGETMLDESSGNTSTVMDFGAGHVHPQKAMDPGLVYDISSSDYVDFLCNSNYTTKNIQVITRKVANCNGAKRAGHSGNLNYPSLSVVFQQYGKRKMSTHFIRTVTNVGDPKSVYQVTIRPPRGMSVTVKPEKLAFRRVGQKLSFLVRVQAREVKLSPGSSSMKSGSILWSDGKHTVTSPLVVTMQQPLV; encoded by the coding sequence ATGTCTCTCTCTATCTCCATCcctatcttcctcttcttcttcttcttcttcttcttcttagctTCAGCTTCTTCAGATTCCAAGACCTTCATAGTTCAAGTCCAACCTGATTCCAAGCCCTCAGTTTTCCCAACCCATAAACACTGGTATGAGTCTTCACTGTCCTCATTATCTTCTGAACCCACACCGTTGATACATACTTACAACACAGTCTTCCATGGCTTCTCTGCCAAGCTCTCTCCTTCCCAAGCCCAAAAGCTCCAGTCCTTGCCTCATGTTTTGGCTCTCATTCCCGAGCAAGTGCGTCGCCTCCACACCACTCGCTCGCCGGAGTTCCTCGGCCTCCGGTCCACTGACACTGCTGGGCTTCTCAAAGAATCGGACTTTGGTTCGGATCTCGTGATCGGAGTTATTGATACCGGAGTTTGGCCCGAGAGGCAGAGCTTCAACGACCACGACCTTAGTCCGGTTCCGTCCAAATGGAAGGGCCAGTGCGTCGCCGGAGAGAACTTTCTGGCTAGTTCGTGTAACCGCAAGCTCATCGGAGCGAGGTACTTCTGCGGCGGGTACGAGTCCACCAACGGCAAGATGAACCAGACTACGGAGTTTCGATCTCCCAGAGACACTGACGGCCACGGCACTCACACCGCCTCGATCGCCGCCGGCCGTTACGTCTTTCCGGCGTCTACTCTCGGCTATGCTAAAGGCGTCGCCGCCGGCATGGCTCCCAAGGCCCGGCTAGCAGCCTACAAGGTCTGCTGGAACGCCGGCTGTTACGACTCTGACATTCTCGCCGCCTTCGACTCCGCCGTCGCCGACGGATGCGACGTCGTCTCCCTCAGCGTCGGCGGGGTCGTTGTCCCCTACTACCTTGACGCCATTGCCATCGGAGCCTTTGGAGCCTCAGACGCCGGAGTATTCGTCTCGGCCTCGGCTGGAAATGGCGGCCCCGGTGGGCTCACGGTGACCAATGTAGCTCCATGGGTCACCACCGTCGGCGCCGGAACAATCGACCGTGACTTCCCTGCTGATGTTAAGCTTGGCAACGGCAGAATCATCCCCGGCATGAGTGTTTATGGCGGGCCGGGTCTCCCCCCGGGTCGGATGTTCCCGTTAGTTTACGCCGGCAGCGAAGGCGGTGATGGGTACTCCTCTTCTCTATGCCTAGAAGGTTCTCTTGACCAAAGGCTGGTGAAGAACAAGATAGTTGTTTGCGACAGAGGAATCAATTCAAGAGCTGCAAAAGGTGAGGTGGTGAAGAAAGCCGGAGGAGTTGGCATGATTCTTGCAAATGGTGTCTTCGACGGTGAAGGACTAGTAGCCGACTGCCACGTCTTACCTGCCACCGCCGTCGCTGCTTCCACCGGTGACGAAATAAGGCAGTACATAACAGCTGCGTCCAAGTCCAAATCACCACCAACAGCTACCATTTTGTTCAAGGGTACTCGAATCCGTGTCAAACCAGCACCGGTAGTTGCCTCATTTTCGGCCCGTGGCCCCAACCCGGAAGCGCCGGAAATACTGAAGCCGGATGTGATAGCACCTGGACTGAACATACTTGCAGCTTGGCCGGATAAAGTGGGGCCATCAGGCATTCCTTCGGATAAGAGAACCACCGAGTTCAACATTCTTTCGGGTACGTCAATGGCTTGCCCACACGTTTCAGGTCTGGCCGCCTTGTTGAAGGCGGCCCACCCGGAATGGAGTCCGGCTGCTATTAGATCGGCTCTAATGACGACAGCCTACACCGTCGACAATAGAGGCGAGACGATGCTTGACGAGTCTAGTGGGAATACTTCGACAGTTATGGACTTTGGGGCTGGCCATGTCCATCCGCAAAAGGCAATGGACCCTGGATTGGTTTACGACATAAGTTCATCCGATTATGTCGATTTCTTGTGTAATTCCAATTACACGACTAAGAACATCCAGGTGATCACTAGGAAAGTAGCAAATTGCAATGGGGCAAAGAGGGCAGGCCATTCGGGGAATCTGAATTACCCATCATTGTCTGTGGTTTTCCAGCAATACGGAAAGCGAAAGATGTCTACGCATTTTATTCGGACGGTCACAAATGTTGGGGACCCGAAATCGGTTTATCAGGTGACGATCAGGCCACCCCGGGGAATGTCGGTGACAGTGAAGCCGGAGAAGCTTGCGTTTAGGAGGGTGGGGCAGAAATTGAGCTTCCTTGTGAGGGTTCAAGCTAGGGAAGTCAAGCTTTCTCCTGGAAGTAGTAGCATGAAGAGTGGGTCTATACTGTGGTCAGATGGGAAACACACTGTGACTAGTCCTTTGGTTGTGACAATGCAACAACCTCTAGTTTAG
- the LOC112190740 gene encoding agamous-like MADS-box protein AGL62 → MAEPNNNNVLLSPVDESNNNNVLPPPVKKTKGRRRVEIKKVEAASNRHVTFSKRKKGLFNKAAELSLLTGAETAAIVVSGNGRMFGFGSSSCDAVIHRYLAESNPQAAREPDRRNKNDAVNSANLAKLRQQLLEARRQLEEEKKLAVMIQQRKQVAAVAGPAELWWEEEMIDQNPKELESYSEALHRLKSDVERRAQQKIMNLPCRYTSLMDGRVVMGENFMNNNNTNMNNM, encoded by the coding sequence ATGGCTGAACCAAACAATAACAATGTACTGCTTTCCCCTGTGGATGAATCGAATAATAACAATGTACTGCCAccgccggtgaagaaaaccaaAGGCCGAAGAAGGGTGGAAATCAAGAAGGTGGAAGCAGCCAGCAACCGCCATGTCACCTTCTCGAAGCGCAAGAAGGGCCTTTTCAACAAGGCAGCCGAACTGAGCCTCTTGACCGGCGCAGAAACCGCAGCGATAGTAGTCTCCGGCAATGGCAGGATGTTCGGTTTCGGCAGCTCCAGTTGCGACGCCGTCATCCACCGTTACCTTGCAGAGAGCAACCCTCAAGCAGCAAGAGAGCCGGATCGTCGCAACAAAAACGACGCCGTGAACTCGGCCAATTTGGCAAAGCTGAGGCAGCAGTTATTAGAGGCCCGGAGGCAgctggaggaggagaagaagctgGCGGTGATGATACAGCAGAGGAAACAGGTGGCGGCAGTGGCAGGACCTGCCGAGTTGTGGTGGGAGGAGGAGATGATAGATCAAAATCCGAAGGAGTTGGAGAGTTACTCTGAGGCGTTGCATAGGCTGAAGAGTGATGTGGAGAGGAGAGCTCAGCAGAAGATTATGAATCTTCCATGCCGCTATACGTCGCTAATGGAT